Proteins encoded together in one Variovorax paradoxus window:
- a CDS encoding Dps family protein codes for MAKDSKKASSSSSSGKVPKKGDALVAQESGSRNAPIINIGIERQDRAAIAEGLSRVLADTYTLYLTTHNFHWNVTGPHFNSLHAMFMTQYTELWGATDIIAERIRALGHYAPGSYAEFSKISTVPDVPQTPPKAMEMVRILVKGHETVSRIAREFIPVAEEAGDDPTADMLTARCTVHDQTAWMLRSLLED; via the coding sequence ATGGCAAAAGATTCGAAGAAAGCGTCGTCGTCCTCTTCATCCGGCAAGGTGCCCAAGAAGGGTGATGCCCTGGTGGCCCAGGAGTCGGGGAGCCGCAATGCCCCAATCATCAACATCGGCATCGAACGCCAGGACCGCGCCGCCATTGCCGAGGGCCTGAGCCGCGTGCTGGCCGATACCTACACGCTCTACCTCACCACGCACAACTTTCACTGGAATGTGACGGGGCCGCACTTCAACTCGCTGCACGCCATGTTCATGACGCAGTACACCGAGCTCTGGGGCGCGACCGACATCATTGCCGAGCGCATTCGCGCGCTGGGCCACTATGCGCCCGGTTCCTATGCCGAGTTCAGCAAGATATCCACCGTGCCGGACGTGCCGCAAACCCCGCCGAAGGCGATGGAGATGGTGCGCATCCTGGTGAAGGGCCACGAAACCGTGTCGCGCATCGCGCGCGAGTTCATCCCGGTGGCGGAAGAGGCCGGCGACGACCCGACGGCCGACATGCTGACCGCGCGCTGCACGGTGCACGACCAGACCGCATGGATGCTGCGTTCGCTGCTCGAAGACTGA
- a CDS encoding LysR substrate-binding domain-containing protein, whose protein sequence is MTLTELKYIVAVARERHFGKAAEACYVSQPTLSVAIKKLEDELEVKLFERSAGEVTVTPLGEQIVQQAQSVLDQAASIKEIAKRGKDPLAGPLNLGVIYTIGPYLLPDLVRQVIARTPQMPLVLQENFTVKLLEMLRAGEIDCAIMAEPFPDTGLAMAPLYDEPFMAALPAKHKFADRESVTSDELQNETMLLLGTGHCFRDHVLEVCPEFARFSSNAEGIRKSFEGSSLETIKHMVASGMGVTLVPRLSVPAEALKPKVKGRREPEQMVRYLPVRDAQDRDPPTRRVVLAWRRTFTRYEAIAALRNAIYACELPGVKRLS, encoded by the coding sequence ATGACTCTCACAGAACTCAAATACATCGTCGCAGTAGCCCGCGAACGGCACTTCGGCAAGGCGGCAGAGGCCTGCTACGTCTCCCAACCGACGCTGTCGGTGGCCATCAAGAAGCTCGAGGACGAGCTCGAGGTCAAGCTCTTCGAGCGCAGCGCGGGCGAAGTGACCGTGACGCCGCTGGGCGAGCAGATCGTGCAGCAGGCGCAAAGCGTGCTCGACCAGGCCGCGAGCATCAAGGAAATTGCCAAGCGCGGAAAAGACCCGCTGGCCGGTCCCCTGAACCTGGGGGTGATCTACACCATTGGTCCCTACCTGCTGCCCGACCTGGTGCGCCAGGTGATCGCGCGCACGCCGCAGATGCCGCTGGTGCTGCAGGAGAATTTCACCGTCAAGCTGCTGGAGATGCTGCGCGCCGGCGAGATCGACTGCGCGATCATGGCCGAGCCTTTTCCCGATACCGGCCTGGCCATGGCGCCGCTCTACGACGAGCCGTTCATGGCGGCACTGCCGGCAAAGCACAAGTTTGCTGACCGGGAGTCGGTGACCTCCGACGAACTGCAGAACGAAACCATGCTGCTGCTCGGCACGGGCCACTGCTTTCGCGACCATGTGCTGGAGGTGTGCCCCGAGTTCGCGCGCTTCTCCAGCAATGCAGAGGGCATCCGGAAAAGCTTCGAGGGCTCGTCGCTCGAAACCATCAAGCACATGGTGGCCTCGGGCATGGGCGTAACGCTGGTGCCGCGCCTCTCGGTGCCTGCCGAAGCGCTCAAGCCCAAGGTCAAGGGCCGCAGGGAGCCCGAGCAGATGGTGCGCTACCTGCCGGTGCGCGATGCGCAGGACCGCGACCCGCCCACGCGGCGCGTGGTGCTGGCGTGGCGCCGCACGTTCACGCGCTACGAGGCGATCGCGGCATTGCGCAATGCCATCTATGCGTGCGAACTGCCGGGCGTCAAGCGGCTGTCATAA
- the recG gene encoding ATP-dependent DNA helicase RecG, whose product MPASAKSVPPEKTSSPPAAAPAAPGAGLSAVQRALRKLGLVRDIDFALYLPMRYEDETRIVRLADTRDGDMAQVEGVVTECEVVFRPRRQLIATIDDGSDTCQLRFFNSYPSQQKQLAVGARVRVRGEVRGGFVGRQIMHPTVKAAGTSLPEALTPVYSTVAGLPQPVLRREVRSGLARAVLDETIPVQIGLRGAWDLRSSLTFLHYPTPDVAMATLEDHSHPAWQRIKAEELLAQQLSQLQARLERAAQRAPALPSSAEPELSSLHAQLLAVLPFGLTGAQQRVGEEITRDLGREIPMHRLLQGDVGSGKTVVAALAAARAIDAGFQCALMAPTEILAAQHFGKLVGWLDPLLAERGLRVAWLTGSQKKKERDTMSAAVESGEAALVIGTHAVISEKVRFKNLALAIIDEQHRFGVAQRLALRGKAGGHLEPHLLMMSATPIPRTLAMSYYADLDVSTLDELPPGRTPIVTKLVADHRRDEVIDRIQAQVEQGRQVYWVCPLIEESEAVDLRNATETRDELADALGPAVNVGLLHSRMPTAEKQAVMAAFTANEIQVLVSTTVIEVGVDVPNASLMVIEHAERFGLSQLHQLRGRVGRGAAASACVLLYAPGDSGRVGEAARARLKAMAETSDGFEIARRDLEIRGPGEFLGARQSGAPLLRFADLTTDAMLLDWARELAPVMLQKHPDLAQRHIDRWLGTKAEYLKA is encoded by the coding sequence ATGCCCGCTTCCGCGAAGTCAGTGCCGCCCGAAAAGACCTCAAGCCCGCCCGCCGCCGCCCCAGCCGCGCCCGGCGCCGGCCTGAGCGCCGTGCAGCGCGCGCTGCGCAAGCTCGGCCTGGTGCGCGACATCGACTTTGCGCTCTACCTGCCGATGCGCTACGAGGACGAGACCCGCATCGTGCGGCTGGCCGACACGCGCGACGGCGACATGGCGCAGGTCGAAGGCGTGGTGACGGAGTGCGAGGTGGTGTTTCGTCCACGCCGGCAATTGATCGCCACCATCGACGACGGCAGCGACACCTGCCAGCTTCGTTTTTTCAACTCCTATCCCTCGCAGCAAAAGCAGCTCGCGGTGGGAGCCCGCGTGCGCGTGCGCGGCGAGGTGCGCGGCGGCTTTGTCGGGCGGCAGATCATGCATCCGACCGTCAAGGCGGCCGGCACTTCGCTGCCCGAGGCGCTCACGCCCGTGTACTCGACGGTGGCCGGGCTCCCGCAGCCGGTGCTCCGGCGCGAGGTGCGTTCGGGCCTGGCGCGTGCGGTGCTCGACGAGACGATTCCGGTGCAGATCGGCCTGCGCGGCGCCTGGGACCTGCGCAGTTCGCTGACCTTTCTGCACTACCCCACGCCCGACGTGGCCATGGCCACGCTCGAAGACCACAGCCATCCCGCCTGGCAGCGCATCAAGGCGGAGGAACTGCTGGCGCAGCAGCTCTCGCAACTGCAGGCGCGGCTGGAGCGAGCGGCGCAGCGCGCACCGGCGCTGCCCTCTTCCGCCGAGCCGGAGCTGAGCTCGCTGCATGCGCAATTGCTCGCGGTGCTGCCTTTCGGCCTGACCGGGGCGCAGCAGCGCGTGGGCGAAGAAATCACGCGCGACCTGGGCCGCGAGATTCCGATGCACCGCTTGCTGCAGGGCGACGTGGGCTCGGGCAAGACGGTGGTGGCGGCGCTTGCCGCGGCGCGGGCCATCGACGCGGGGTTTCAGTGCGCGTTGATGGCGCCGACGGAAATCCTTGCCGCCCAGCACTTCGGCAAGCTGGTGGGCTGGCTCGATCCGCTGCTGGCCGAGCGGGGCTTGCGCGTGGCTTGGCTCACGGGCAGCCAGAAGAAGAAGGAGCGCGACACCATGTCGGCCGCGGTGGAAAGCGGCGAGGCGGCCCTGGTGATCGGCACGCATGCCGTCATTTCGGAAAAGGTGCGCTTCAAGAACCTGGCGCTCGCGATCATCGACGAGCAGCACCGCTTCGGCGTGGCCCAGCGGCTCGCGCTGCGCGGCAAGGCTGGCGGGCATCTCGAACCCCATCTGCTCATGATGAGCGCCACGCCCATCCCGCGCACGCTGGCGATGAGCTATTACGCCGACCTGGATGTGTCCACGCTCGACGAGCTGCCGCCTGGCCGAACGCCCATCGTTACCAAGCTGGTAGCCGATCACCGGCGCGATGAGGTGATCGATCGCATCCAGGCGCAGGTCGAACAGGGGCGGCAGGTGTACTGGGTGTGTCCGCTCATCGAGGAGAGCGAGGCCGTCGACCTGCGCAACGCGACCGAAACACGCGACGAGCTGGCCGATGCATTGGGCCCTGCGGTCAATGTCGGGCTGCTGCATTCGCGCATGCCCACTGCCGAGAAGCAGGCCGTGATGGCGGCTTTCACGGCCAACGAGATCCAGGTGCTGGTGAGCACCACCGTGATCGAGGTGGGGGTGGACGTGCCGAACGCCTCCTTGATGGTGATCGAGCACGCCGAGCGCTTCGGCCTCTCTCAGCTGCACCAGCTGCGCGGCCGGGTGGGACGTGGCGCCGCGGCATCCGCCTGCGTGCTGCTCTATGCGCCGGGCGACAGCGGGCGCGTGGGCGAGGCGGCGCGGGCCCGGCTCAAGGCCATGGCCGAAACCAGCGACGGCTTCGAGATAGCGCGCCGCGACCTCGAGATTCGCGGCCCTGGCGAGTTCCTGGGCGCGCGCCAGTCGGGCGCACCGTTGCTGCGCTTTGCCGACCTGACCACCGATGCGATGCTGCTCGATTGGGCGCGCGAGCTGGCGCCCGTCATGCTGCAAAAGCACCCGGACCTGGCGCAGCGGCATATCGACCGCTGGCTCGGCACGAAGGCCGAGTACCTCAAGGCATAG